The Magnetospirillum sp. genome includes a region encoding these proteins:
- a CDS encoding amidase — translation MRKLRDALARRELTARAAVEASLETIARRDPALCAFLTVSAESARASADALDARKEIVGPLHGVPVAIKDLADTAGIRTTYGSMLYRDHIPETDDAVVERLKRAGAIIVGKTMTPEFGFGAVCVNDLAGPTRNPFDPALTSGGSSGGAAVAVAASMVLLAHGTDFGGSVRTPASFCGVAALRPTPGRLPNPARALGWDMLATAGFIAGSVDDLALAIEATAGPDPRDPLSMRSFPPAPSSARKPRVAWTEDFGVAPVARAVRVPFRTAVAKLERTFGAHAAHPDCANAIETFHTLRPPLIRQAYLRHYRTHGEALTRTVRWWIERGAETKAADWLAAEAERTALYRRFLAFFDEWDVLVAPAASVLPWPNDVGDVTEIDGETLSTLVDYLAVTFIVSLVGCPVVVVPAGRAANGLPVGIQLIGAPGKDAALLALAAQIEEACAFQRVEPP, via the coding sequence TTGCGAAAGTTGCGCGATGCGCTCGCGCGTCGCGAACTTACCGCGCGCGCAGCCGTCGAAGCGAGTCTCGAAACGATCGCGCGGCGCGATCCCGCCTTGTGCGCGTTCTTAACCGTATCGGCCGAGTCCGCACGCGCCTCGGCCGATGCGCTCGACGCGCGCAAGGAAATCGTCGGCCCGCTGCACGGCGTGCCGGTGGCGATCAAGGACCTCGCGGACACGGCAGGCATCCGCACAACCTACGGGTCCATGCTCTATCGCGATCACATCCCCGAGACAGACGATGCCGTCGTCGAAAGGCTCAAGCGCGCCGGCGCGATCATCGTCGGCAAGACCATGACGCCCGAATTCGGCTTCGGCGCCGTCTGCGTCAACGATCTCGCAGGGCCGACACGAAATCCATTTGATCCAGCACTTACCTCGGGCGGCTCGTCGGGCGGGGCCGCCGTCGCCGTCGCTGCCAGCATGGTATTGCTGGCGCACGGGACGGATTTCGGTGGCTCGGTGCGCACGCCTGCGAGCTTCTGCGGCGTGGCAGCACTGCGCCCGACGCCCGGACGCCTTCCCAATCCCGCGCGTGCACTTGGCTGGGATATGCTCGCCACGGCAGGCTTCATTGCAGGGAGCGTCGACGATCTCGCCCTCGCGATCGAGGCCACCGCCGGGCCCGATCCGCGCGACCCGCTCTCGATGCGCAGCTTTCCGCCAGCACCTTCCTCCGCACGGAAGCCGCGCGTTGCGTGGACCGAGGATTTCGGCGTCGCTCCGGTGGCACGCGCCGTCCGCGTGCCGTTCCGTACGGCCGTCGCCAAGCTCGAACGGACCTTCGGCGCGCACGCAGCACATCCGGATTGCGCGAACGCGATCGAAACCTTCCACACACTGCGACCGCCCTTGATCCGCCAAGCCTATCTGCGGCATTACCGCACGCACGGCGAAGCACTGACGCGCACCGTCCGCTGGTGGATCGAGCGCGGTGCTGAGACCAAAGCCGCCGATTGGCTCGCCGCCGAGGCGGAGCGCACAGCGCTCTACCGACGCTTCCTCGCCTTCTTCGACGAATGGGACGTGCTCGTGGCGCCAGCGGCGTCTGTGCTGCCGTGGCCCAACGATGTCGGCGACGTGACCGAAATCGATGGAGAAACGCTATCCACGCTCGTCGACTATCTGGCCGTCACCTTTATCGTGTCGCTGGTCGGTTGCCCAGTCGTGGTCGTGCCTGCGGGCCGCGCCGCGAACGGGCTGCCTGTCGGCATCCAATTGATCGGCGCGCCGGGCAAAGACGCGGCACTGTTGGCGCTCGCCGCCCAAATCGAGGAAGCTTGCGCTTTCCAGCGCGTCGAACCGCCGTGA
- a CDS encoding polysaccharide deacetylase family protein: MTSRKRDLYGYGFSAPRVVWPNGARLAVSLNLNFEEGAELAVGDGDARNEPFGEVQSIVPAGRRDLTLEEVFGYGMRAGLPRFLTAFERHRTKVTLMMCGRAVERSPECARACVAAGHEPALHGWRWISHVEFDDAEAERAEIRRGRDAIERIVGIKPIGFMCRSSQSAHTRRLLVEEGFLYDTNALDDDLPYWDRQSGARPILIVPYAFDTNDMKFYHPTGFRTPDEFLLYLRRALETLLTETDAGATRLMNVGLHLRIAGRPARFWAVERFLEDLGALGDRVWVATRADIARAWIGAQPA, encoded by the coding sequence ATGACTTCGCGCAAACGCGATCTGTACGGCTACGGCTTTTCGGCACCTCGGGTCGTGTGGCCAAACGGCGCGCGGCTCGCCGTGTCGCTCAATCTCAATTTCGAGGAAGGGGCGGAACTTGCCGTCGGCGACGGCGACGCCCGCAACGAGCCGTTCGGTGAGGTGCAGAGCATCGTGCCAGCCGGCCGACGCGACCTTACGCTCGAAGAAGTGTTCGGCTATGGCATGCGCGCAGGCCTGCCCCGATTCTTGACGGCCTTCGAGCGACATCGGACGAAAGTCACGCTGATGATGTGCGGGCGCGCAGTCGAGCGCTCGCCAGAGTGCGCGCGCGCTTGCGTGGCCGCAGGCCACGAGCCCGCGCTGCATGGCTGGCGGTGGATTTCCCATGTCGAATTTGACGACGCCGAGGCCGAGCGCGCGGAAATCCGGCGCGGTCGCGACGCGATCGAACGCATCGTCGGCATCAAGCCGATCGGGTTCATGTGTCGATCCAGCCAGAGCGCGCACACGCGACGGCTCTTGGTGGAGGAAGGCTTCCTCTACGACACCAACGCGCTCGACGACGACCTGCCTTATTGGGATCGCCAATCGGGTGCGCGGCCGATTCTGATCGTTCCTTACGCCTTCGACACGAACGACATGAAGTTCTACCACCCGACCGGCTTCCGCACGCCGGACGAGTTTCTGCTTTATCTGCGACGCGCGCTCGAAACGCTGTTGACCGAGACGGACGCAGGCGCCACACGCCTTATGAATGTCGGCCTGCACTTGCGGATCGCGGGCCGCCCAGCGCGGTTTTGGGCGGTCGAGCGCTTTCTTGAGGATCTGGGAGCACTCGGCGATCGCGTCTGGGTTGCCACGCGCGCAGACATCGCGCGGGCTTGGATCGGCGCGCAGCCAGCATGA
- a CDS encoding aspartate/glutamate racemase family protein encodes MRVLLINPNTNQATTAAMVEIARESDPHARVNGATARTGAPLLIDEALLAQGAQAVVELVRATDFSSLDGGIVAAFGDPGLEAARSICSVPLVGIAEAAMAEAATAGRRFVVVTTTPLLVSAIERRAAAYGHGTAFGGVRLTDGDINALMADPAALEAALARACERTIAEDGADAIVIGGGPLAVAARALAPRFAVPIIEPIPAAIHLLRARLARIV; translated from the coding sequence ATGAGGGTGCTGCTTATCAACCCGAACACCAACCAAGCGACGACGGCGGCGATGGTCGAGATCGCGCGCGAGTCCGACCCACATGCGAGGGTCAATGGCGCAACGGCGCGCACCGGTGCGCCGCTGCTCATCGACGAAGCTTTGCTTGCCCAAGGCGCGCAAGCGGTTGTCGAACTGGTGCGCGCAACGGATTTTTCCAGCTTGGACGGCGGCATCGTCGCGGCGTTCGGCGATCCCGGCCTCGAGGCCGCGCGCTCAATCTGCAGCGTCCCGCTCGTCGGCATCGCGGAAGCCGCAATGGCCGAAGCGGCAACGGCCGGCCGGCGCTTCGTCGTCGTGACGACAACCCCGCTCCTCGTGAGCGCCATCGAACGCCGGGCCGCTGCCTACGGCCACGGTACCGCGTTCGGCGGTGTGCGGCTGACCGATGGCGACATCAATGCTCTGATGGCCGATCCGGCGGCGCTCGAGGCCGCTCTTGCGCGCGCCTGCGAACGCACGATCGCTGAAGACGGCGCCGATGCGATCGTGATCGGCGGCGGGCCCTTGGCCGTCGCCGCACGCGCGCTGGCCCCGCGTTTCGCCGTGCCGATCATCGAACCGATTCCGGCTGCGATACATCTTCTGCGCGCACGGCTTGCACGCATCGTCTAG